tgccaggctgtctggtgaatattactCTGGATCCTGGGTTGGGCCGAAAGTCGGGCCGGACGTTAGGCTTGAGAGGAGAGAGCCTGCTTCGTGTGGGCTGGGCCGTTATGACTGAAGAAGCTGGGCCGAGCCCGgtcttgaaggttgaatgagccaggcttgttgggtaTATCAGATACGTGGGCCTCTATGTTATGGGCCTTTAGCGGTGGttaagcccctggtccggggtgaagaaatccatcgGTCATCAGGTGCTATTGTCATTAATGACAAAAGAGAGGTATTTTCTGCAACCTCTTTTACAGTTTCCGCTTGCTCTTATTCTGCTTTGCTTTTATTTTATGTCACTTATCCTTATTCTCTTTAAAACAGATATGTTAATGTTCTTTACTTTCATCATTCCTCTAATCCAAAAGCTGAGTTTTCTATTGATATAAACATAGGTCTCAATTTAGTTCATCCCTTTCCCCATGTGTTTGCTGTCTAACTCTcacatgtatgttgttgatcttAAAATGGGAATCCTCTTGGCTGTTAACTTCTTGTTTTAGACTCACATACATATATTGCTGGTCTTGAACGAGAATCTTCTTGGTTGTTAGGTGCTTGTTGTCTAGGAAAAAAGTGGCAGATTTCGAGGAACAGGGGTGTGGAAAATTCCCACTGGAGTTGTTGATGAGGTACATGCCTATTGCCTACAGTGAGGAGTTATTCAATGCTTGACTAATCATTTCACTtcatgtttatttatttatttaaccgttatgtcttttttttttttttgatatctGATTTTCTTTGTCTTGGTGGGGTTCGTGAAGTAATCCTGTAaattttctttgtttgtttgagaagaaaaaggagCCTCTATTTTGGAATTGCATGTTAATATATATTTCTCTTGGTATTCAAATTCTCTTGTCTTCTGGTTACAACCGATAAATGATTAGAATACAATAATGATTATAATTGCAAGTGTCATAcaaatttcatataaatttgtGTTGTTATTCACAAGTGTTACaataatgattaatttttatcataattaataatcACGAGTATACTATTGTAACATAAACAAATTCTCGTTTAAGGTGCAATAGAACATGGTGGAATCTGATTTCTttcttttgaaattaaaaaatatataccaatttaatattaattaaattctctTTCACGTAGAATAAAGGAAGatcatttttaaatatttttataattaatttaataaacctCTTAAAATTGCATTcacttaatttgataataaatgcGATTTTATTCCGATTTTCAATCTCAATTTCTTGGGTGGACTTGGCTCATTCACAAATAATTTCATGGGAGAAACTGCCTATGGAAAGTAAATGAACTGTGAACTTGGCTCATTCACTGATCAATGATCAATagctttcttatttattttttacagtaCTTGGGTGGACTTATAGCATAAACTGTTCATTTGTCTTCAGGATATGGGGCATCTTCTGGCAAGGTAAATATATTCTATGAGATCAATTatctgtattttttaaattaaaatcttgaATAGCTACCTTTtttctccaaaaaaaaaaaaaaactatttgtcTCAATAATTTATGCCTACATGTTCATTTGTCTTCACCTACAATGCTAATTTTACATGCCTGATCAGTTGTTATTTGTGGAATTTTAATAGCCCTCTGAGTTAAACACATACTCTGATATAGAGGCCGTGTACAATTGTTTGATGAATGAATATGAAGTTAAGGAAGAGGATTTGATCTTGTATGGCCAATCTGTTGGAAGGGGACCTACCCTGCATTTAGCTTCTCGTTTAGAGAAGTTGAGGGGAGTTGTTCTTCACAGTGCAATCCTTTCAGGCATACGCGTCTTGTGTCCTGTCAAGATGACATTTTGGTTTGACATTTACAAGGTGAGTTTAGTGCCAGTTTCCTTGATATTCTATTCCTTTTTGTAATAGTAAATTACATTTcttattaacttttaattgGAGAACTTGTCTATTACTTGCAGAATATTGACAAAATACGGCAAGT
This region of Manihot esculenta cultivar AM560-2 chromosome 10, M.esculenta_v8, whole genome shotgun sequence genomic DNA includes:
- the LOC110604501 gene encoding uncharacterized protein LOC110604501 isoform X3; amino-acid sequence: MTKERCLLSRKKVADFEEQGCGKFPLELLMRIWGIFWQVKEEDLILYGQSVGRGPTLHLASRLEKLRGVVLHSAILSGIRVLCPVKMTFWFDIYKNIDKIRQVNCPVLVIHKLVEDQNQMIAQMREELQAAKMGQQSSSLMPSSSDSPPAHRSLGDSHMD
- the LOC110604501 gene encoding alpha/beta hydrolase domain-containing protein 17C isoform X5, which translates into the protein MTKERCLLSRKKVADFEEQGCGKFPLELLMRIWGIFWQVKEEDLILYGQSVGRGPTLHLASRLEKLRGVVLHSAILSGIRVLCPVKMTFWFDIYKNIDKIRQVNCPVLVIHFAETCRRPKSDDSSNA
- the LOC110604501 gene encoding alpha/beta hydrolase domain-containing protein 17C isoform X6, giving the protein MTKERCLLSRKKVADFEEQGCGKFPLELLMRIWGIFWQVKEEDLILYGQSVGRGPTLHLASRLEKLRGVVLHSAILSGIRVLCPVKMTFWFDIYKNIDKIRQVNCPVLVIHITSVMKT
- the LOC110604501 gene encoding alpha/beta hydrolase domain-containing protein 17C isoform X7, whose protein sequence is MTKERCLLSRKKVADFEEQGCGKFPLELLMRIWGIFWQVKEEDLILYGQSVGRGPTLHLASRLEKLRGVVLHSAILSGIRVLCPVKMTFWFDIYKNIDKIRQVNCPVLVIHFHID